The following nucleotide sequence is from Deltaproteobacteria bacterium.
TTGTATTTTCCCTTGTGTTGTACTGGGTTATAAAACGGTATAATGGAAACAACGAGAAAATGATGGCTGGTTATTTTTCCGTGTACAGGGCATCAATAATATCTTTATATTTATCGTTAACCACCTTTCTCTTCAGTTTCATTGTCGGTGTCATCTCTCCGGCTTCTTGCGTGAAGGGGCTGGAGAGCAGAATAAATTTCTTGATCTGTTCGTGACCGGCAAGGTCTTTAGAATTTTCATCAATGCGCTTCTGATAGAATTGAATGATAGCCTGATTTTTGACCAGGTCTTCCCGCGAAGAATACGCAATATTATGGGTTTTGGCATACTCTTCCAAGGCGTCAAACGCGGGCACAATAATCGCGGACACAAATTTTCTGGCGTCCCCGATAATCGCTATCTGATCGATGTAGTAATCTTTGCCGATCATGGTTTCAACGAGCTGTGGAGCAATGTATTTACCGCCCGATGTCTTCATAAGGTCCTTGATCCGGTCTGTAATAGTAAGATAACCTTCCTCCAAAATACCAACGTCCCCCGTCTTGAACCAGCCGTCTTCAAATGATTCAGCCGTTGCCTCCGGTTTCTTATAGTAGCCCTTCGTAACTGTAGGGCCTTTGACGAGTATCTCGCCATTGCCGGCGATCTTGACATAAACCCCATCCAGAGGTTTACCAACGGTTCCGGGCCTGAAATGGTATTTATCATGGACGGTTACTGTTGCACAGGTTTCTGTCAGCCCGTATCCATAGGCAATAAATATCCCCGCTGAATGAAAAAATTCCTCAATTTCTTTTGAAAGAGGAGCACCGGCACAGGGGAACAATCGGATTCGGCCGCCCACAATCTCTCTGATCTTTTTTAAGACGAGCCTGTCGGCAATCAGATGTTTTAGTTTGAGGCTGGGAGGTATCATCATTTTTTCTTTTTCCCTCAGGTATGCCTGTTCGCCAACCTTGATGGCCCATTTGAAGAGCTTCTTTTTCGACGGAGGTGCGCTTTCCAATTTATCAAAAATCGCAGAGTAGATTTTTTCATAGAATCGGGGGACGGCACACATGACGGTGGGTCTTACTTCTTTCATGTATTCGATAATTCTTGATATGTCGTCACAGTAGTTGATGATCATGCCGTTTTCGGCAGCAAAATAGCACCATGCCCTCTCAAAAACGTGGCTCAGAGGAAGAAAACAAAGGGACACATCCTGATCACTGACATCAAGGCGTTTCTTATTAGCGATAAAGCAATAATAGAAAGTGGAGTGATGGAGCATGACGCCTTTAGGTTCACCGGTAGTTCCGGATGTGTAGATTATGGTGGCAAGATCATCGATGGAAGCATTGTTCAGACGCTCTTCTACCTCGGCATCTCTGCCGGACTTCCTTCCCAGATCGAGGAAATCCTTAAAATACACAGCGGTATTGTTGCCGTCCAGTTTGACGTTGCTGTCGAATACAATGATTTTCTTAAGATATGGGGATGAATCTGCAAAAGTTTTTACTTTATCATACTGGTCTTGGGCGCCGACAAAAATGATCTTGATTTCCGCTTCGTTAATAATGTACTCGGCCTGTTTTGCCGAAGATGTCGGATAAATGGGTACGGATACTCCCCGGACGGTCAGGATACCGTAGTCGGTAATGGTCCAATCCGGACTATTCTGAGAAAAAAGGGCAACATTATCTCCTGCCGTAACATCAAATTCAAGGAGTCCCTTTGATACCGCCTGTATCTGATCACCCATGGCATTCCAGGAGATATCATTCCACTGCCCGCTTTCTTTGTAACGCAGCGCGGTTCTTTCACCATAGTTCTGAATACGGTTACGGATCATTAAGGCCACGTGTGTTTCATTCATGAATATCTCCCGTTTATTGTTTAGTGACACAATCCACTGAAAAGGCAAAGCAGACGTCGTTTTGTATAAGCTTTTCTTAATGGGATGTCAAAGGCCGTTTAAATACTTATTGTCAATCAATACAAGGCCCAGCCTCCCCCGGTTACCCGCTTAGGGCTTACTTAAGTGATTTTATGCCAAGGTCTTTGCATATTTTTCTTGCGAGATTATTATTGATTTCCGTATGCCGAGGCACAGATGACCGTTTGTTTTGAGTCGGATTCCACCACCACGAATGACTGCCACCCTCTCTAAGAAATTCACATCCTTGTGATCGCAAATACTTCAGCAGGTCATTGCGTTTCATATGGCGATTGTTTCTTCCTTATATCCCGCTCCTACTGCTGCAAGCGCATCTTGACGGTTAAATTCAAGAGCTTCTTTTAAGGTAATCTGAAGACTTGATATTAATTCATCATGGGTTGGTTCTTGACAGTTAACACCGGGCACTTCCTCAATCCAGCCAATCCACCAATCACCTTCCTGCTTTATTATCGCTGTATATTCCTTATTCATGACTAACCCCTTTACATATTTGCTGCCATTATACCTTATAACTCGGTGATTTTGGTATTAATTTTATTGCCCTAACGGTCAGCTTGAGAGGTGCGAATGAAGCACAGCGGAATGAACATCCTACTCAAAGCTGAGGTTCGGCGAGGGCCATTTTTAATCCAATAGATGTAGTTCAAGAATGTCTTTCATAAGTCTAAAATGGTTATCAAACGAATAAATTTCACAGCGATTTTGTTTCGCGTTTTGGGCAACTATTAGATCAGAAATGCCGATCCCATTTAAACCATTTTTCAAACATTTGAATTGGAACTCGATAATTTGGTCCCAGTTGATGAGTAAATATAACTTTTTAACAGTATACAATAATTTTACAATCTTTCTTTGATTGTGAACTTTCAAAGACGGAACTAATTCTGCAAGTATAAGATCATTAATAACAATGAGGTCTTCATCAATTAGGAAATCGAGTTTTGCTGAATTATTCCCACTCCTGAAATATTCAATCCACACAGATGTATCGACTATTACCGACATTGACGCTCCCTAATGACGTCCAGATCAATGTCCAAATCCACCGTTCCTTTAAATTTTTTCAAATCGGCAATCTTTGATTTCCTGATCAATCCCTCTAAAGCGGTAATAATTACCTTGGTTTTTGTATTAATATGAGTAGTTTTCATAGCCTCATTAATTAAATCTTCCGGTATATCAAGTGTAGTTCTCATAATTGACCTCCTTATGCATATAAATAACATTTTATGCATATAATGTCAAGTTTTACGCCTGACGTGCTGATCACCGGCGGCTATAAGCCGTCCGGTGGATTAGCTGGTGTACGCCCGGCA
It contains:
- a CDS encoding type II toxin-antitoxin system HicB family antitoxin, which produces MNKEYTAIIKQEGDWWIGWIEEVPGVNCQEPTHDELISSLQITLKEALEFNRQDALAAVGAGYKEETIAI
- a CDS encoding type II toxin-antitoxin system HicA family toxin — encoded protein: MKRNDLLKYLRSQGCEFLREGGSHSWWWNPTQNKRSSVPRHTEINNNLARKICKDLGIKSLK
- a CDS encoding long-chain fatty acid--CoA ligase; this encodes MNETHVALMIRNRIQNYGERTALRYKESGQWNDISWNAMGDQIQAVSKGLLEFDVTAGDNVALFSQNSPDWTITDYGILTVRGVSVPIYPTSSAKQAEYIINEAEIKIIFVGAQDQYDKVKTFADSSPYLKKIIVFDSNVKLDGNNTAVYFKDFLDLGRKSGRDAEVEERLNNASIDDLATIIYTSGTTGEPKGVMLHHSTFYYCFIANKKRLDVSDQDVSLCFLPLSHVFERAWCYFAAENGMIINYCDDISRIIEYMKEVRPTVMCAVPRFYEKIYSAIFDKLESAPPSKKKLFKWAIKVGEQAYLREKEKMMIPPSLKLKHLIADRLVLKKIREIVGGRIRLFPCAGAPLSKEIEEFFHSAGIFIAYGYGLTETCATVTVHDKYHFRPGTVGKPLDGVYVKIAGNGEILVKGPTVTKGYYKKPEATAESFEDGWFKTGDVGILEEGYLTITDRIKDLMKTSGGKYIAPQLVETMIGKDYYIDQIAIIGDARKFVSAIIVPAFDALEEYAKTHNIAYSSREDLVKNQAIIQFYQKRIDENSKDLAGHEQIKKFILLSSPFTQEAGEMTPTMKLKRKVVNDKYKDIIDALYTEK
- a CDS encoding PIN domain-containing protein — its product is MSVIVDTSVWIEYFRSGNNSAKLDFLIDEDLIVINDLILAELVPSLKVHNQRKIVKLLYTVKKLYLLINWDQIIEFQFKCLKNGLNGIGISDLIVAQNAKQNRCEIYSFDNHFRLMKDILELHLLD
- a CDS encoding type II toxin-antitoxin system VapB family antitoxin translates to MRTTLDIPEDLINEAMKTTHINTKTKVIITALEGLIRKSKIADLKKFKGTVDLDIDLDVIRERQCR